One Helianthus annuus cultivar XRQ/B chromosome 12, HanXRQr2.0-SUNRISE, whole genome shotgun sequence genomic region harbors:
- the LOC110895665 gene encoding G-type lectin S-receptor-like serine/threonine-protein kinase At5g35370 — protein MAAANTTVLLLITLFTTTYSATIYTGSITPNFTTSQFQHIDSSGDFLRSPNHTYTAAIRNPQPSSPSYYLVIYHSDSHTIVWAANRNHPISVSGQIRLSFTGITIHDDTSQTVWSTPELNSTVDSLQLLDSGNLILVDRFNKTLWQSFDHPTDTIVSGQRFPVGRSLIGNKFPADHSAGDYSFTVTSGDGILQWKNLTYYSLLMDSKSVINSNVPITYITVNGSGFFMLGALESVVVNVLITQAGSGSGSDYRILKVSNDGYLVVMRYTNNDWVTDFSTPLDSCRPAFKCGKLGLCSTSSCSCPPGFRVDPVTKPGCSLSDNSYSLPESCDDKTHNSSESYYYVQLGTGVKYFPVDFIEPVRTGVSLSTCKDMCSKSCSCLGLFHGDESGSCHLIENHLGSLVLSSNNKTDDKIGFIKAIDSVSPSRNEESGSGSDFPVIGLILLPATGVLVIAIFAVWIRIRSRNKKMKDCSKKSSDSDDLDMFSIAGLPVRFDYEELVEATVNFSTPIGSGGFGTVYKGVLRDKTVVAVKKITALGAQGKKEFGAEIAIIGNIHHVNLVKLKGFCAHGRERFLVYEYMSRGSLDRTLFCPGPPMEWQERFEIAVGTARGLAYLHSGCEPKIIHCDVKPENILLSDNMQVKISDFGLSKFLSPEQSGLFTTMRGTRGYLAPEWLTNTAISDKTDVYSYGMVLLELIQGRKNCVQAPSHGSGNPSTSTDGHSSVSSGSQNRPRARAFYFPLQALEMHEEGRYLELVEPRLAGRVTNDEAAKLVKVALCCLHEDPSLRPTMVNVVAMLEGTLPVGEPRLESLNFLRFYGRRFTEPSTVVTGAEIEVPSGFMVAAIDSSSPSASPNSFSYMSSQQVSGPR, from the coding sequence ATGGCCGCCGCCAACACCACCGTCCTCCTCCTCATCACCCTCTTCACAACCACCTACTCCGCCACAATCTACACCGGCTCCATCACCCCCAACTTCACCACTTCCCAATTCCAACACATCGACAGTTCCGGCGACTTTCTCCGATCACCTAACCACACTTACACCGCCGCAATCCGCAACCCACAACCCTCATCCCCATCATACTACCTAGTTATCTACCACTCCGACTCCCACACCATCGTCTGGGCCGCCAATCGCAACCACCCCATCTCAGTTTCCGGCCAAATTCGCCTCTCCTTCACCGGAATCACAATCCATGACGACACCAGTCAAACCGTTTGGTCAACGCCTGAACTTAACTCCACCGTAGATTCTCTACAACTACTAGATTCCGGCAACTTAATCCTTGTTGATCGGTTCAACAAAACGTTATGGCAATCGTTTGATCATCCAACAGACACAATTGTTTCAGGACAAAGATTTCCGGTCGGTAGATCTTTGATCGGAAATAAATTTCCGGCAGATCATTCCGCCGGAGATTATTCTTTCACGGTCACCTCCGGCGACGGGATATTACAATGGAAAAACTTAACGTACTACAGTTTATTAATGGACTCCAAATCCGTTATAAACTCAAACGTTCCCATTACATATATAACGGTTAACGGATCTGGTTTTTTTATGTTGGGAGCGTTAGAATCAGTGGTTGTTAATGTTTTAATAACCCAggcgggttcgggttcgggttcggaTTACCGGATTTTGAAAGTTTCTAACGACGGTTATCTTGTTGTTATGCGATATACGAATAACGATTGGGTGACGGACTTTTCGACGCCGTTAGACAGTTGCCGTCCGGCGTTTAAGTGTGGTAAACTCGGACTTTGTTCCACCAGTAGTTGTTCTTGTCCTCCCGGGTTTCGGGTTGACCCGGTTACCAAACCCGGTTGCTCGTTGTCGGATAATTCGTATTCGTTGCCAGAATCTTGTGATGATAAAACACATAACTCGTCCGAGAGTTATTACTACGTGCAACTTGGAACCGGTGTGAAGTATTTTCCGGTTGATTTTATTGAACCGGTGAGAACCGGTGTGAGTTTGTCAACGTGTAAAGATATGTGTTCTAAAAGTTGTTCTTGTTTGGGTTTGTTTCATGGAGATGAGTCTGGATCATGTCATTTGATTGAGAATCATTTGGGGTCTCTTGTGTTAAGCTCCAATAATAAGACGGATGATAAAATAGGGTTCATCAAAGCAATTGATTCGGTGTCTCCTTCTAGAAATGAAGAGAGTGGTTCGGGTTCGGATTTTCCGGTGATCGGGTTGATACTACTGCCGGCTACCGGCGTTCTAGTTATAGCGATTTTCGCGGTTTGGATAAGAATAAGAAGTAGgaacaagaaaatgaaagattGTTCGAAGAAATCGAGCGATTCGGATGATCTCGACATGTTTTCGATAGCGGGTTTACCGGTGAGATTTGATTATGAAGAGCTTGTCGAGGCGACCGTGAATTTTAGTACACCGATTGGTTCGGGTGGGTTCGGGACGGTTTATAAAGGCGTGCTTCGTGACAAGACGGTGGTCGCAGTGAAGAAGATCACCGCGTTAGGTGCTCAGGGGAAGAAGGAATTTGGTGCCGAAATCGCTATTATCGGGAACATTCATCATGTGAATCTAGTTAAACTCAAGGGGTTTTGCGCACACGGGAGAGAGCGGTTCTTGGTGTACGAGTATATGAGCCGGGGTTCACTCGACAGAACCCTTTTTTGCCCTGGACCACCAATGGAATGGCAAGAGCGGTTTGAGATCGCGGTTGGGACCGCGCGTGGTCTTGCATATTTACATAGCGGGTGCGAGCCTAAGATCATACATTGTGACGTTAAGCCGGAAAACATTCTTCTAAGTGATAACATGCAAGTAAAGATTTCAGATTTCGGGTTGTCAAAATTTCTAAGTCCCGAGCAATCCGGTTTGTTTACGACAATGAGAGGGACACGCGGGTACCTAGCACCCGAGTGGCTCACAAACACGGCTATATCAGATAAAACCGATGTCTATAGCTACGGTATGGTTCTTTTGGAATTGATTCAAGGTAGAAAGAATTGCGTACAAGCCCCGAGCCATGGCTCGGGAAACCCGAGTACTAGCACTGACGGTCATTCCTCGGTTTCATCCGGGTCCCAGAACCGTCCTCGTGCACGTGCTTTTTATTTCCCCTTACAAGCATTGGAGATGCACGAGGAAGGTCGGTACTTGGAACTAGTGGAACCGAGGTTAGCTGGTCGTGTGACAAACGATGAAGCCGCGAAGCTAGTCAAGGTGGCTCTATGTTGCTTGCACGAGGACCCATCCTTGCGGCCCACAATGGTTAACGTTGTGGCGATGCTTGAAGGAACTTTGCCGGTGGGTGAACCACGGTTAGAGTCTTTAAACTTTTTGCGATTCTACGGGAGGAGGTTCACCGAGCCGTCAACGGTTGTAACCGGAGCGGAGATCGAAGTGCCAAGCGGGTTTATGGTGGCCGCCATCGATAGTAGTAGTCCGAGTGCGTCGCCGAACTCGTTTTCGTACATGTCATCACAACAAGTGTCGGGACCTAGATAA